In Streptomyces alboniger, the following are encoded in one genomic region:
- the lepB gene encoding signal peptidase I encodes MSRTRRTAEGRGRLGSVLSGIAVALGCVLFLGGFAWGAVLYQPYAVPTGSMTPTIGSGDRVLAQRIDGDEVRRGDVVVFEQSTWGDMPMVKRVVGIGGDKIACCEDGKLTVNGKEVAEPYLPKGQDAAATGIPTTTVPKGRLFLLGDERSGSLDSSVHLDDGTHGSVPRGAVKARVDAVAWPMDKFGMLERPEGFADMPGGLSEPGPLRLVVSAIVVGMALVLGGAAYGPVARLVGRGRGRSRAREAAAGVG; translated from the coding sequence ATGAGCAGGACACGTCGTACGGCCGAGGGCCGGGGCAGGCTCGGCAGCGTGCTGTCGGGTATCGCCGTGGCCCTCGGCTGTGTCCTCTTTCTCGGCGGCTTCGCCTGGGGCGCGGTTCTGTACCAGCCGTACGCGGTTCCTACCGGGTCGATGACGCCGACGATCGGCTCGGGCGACCGGGTCCTCGCACAGCGGATCGACGGCGACGAGGTGCGCCGCGGTGACGTGGTCGTCTTCGAGCAGTCGACCTGGGGCGACATGCCGATGGTCAAGCGGGTGGTCGGCATAGGCGGCGACAAGATCGCCTGCTGCGAGGACGGCAAGCTGACCGTCAACGGCAAGGAAGTCGCAGAACCGTATCTGCCCAAGGGGCAGGACGCCGCGGCCACCGGCATCCCCACCACGACCGTCCCCAAGGGCCGTCTGTTCCTGCTCGGCGACGAGCGCAGCGGCTCCCTCGACTCCAGCGTGCATCTGGATGACGGGACCCACGGCTCGGTGCCGCGTGGCGCCGTGAAGGCGCGGGTCGACGCGGTGGCCTGGCCCATGGACAAGTTCGGCATGCTGGAGCGCCCGGAGGGCTTCGCGGACATGCCGGGCGGCCTCTCCGAGCCCGGTCCGCTGCGCCTGGTGGTGAGCGCGATCGTGGTGGGCATGGCGCTCGTCCTCGGCGGCGCCGCGTACGGGCCGGTGGCCAGGCTCGTGGGCCGCGGACGCGGCAGGAGCCGTGCGAGGGAGGCCGCCGCCGGTGTCGGCTGA